A single Lactuca sativa cultivar Salinas chromosome 8, Lsat_Salinas_v11, whole genome shotgun sequence DNA region contains:
- the LOC111913777 gene encoding FCS-Like Zinc finger 8, whose product MANTKNPTKPISSFLGSPRLFNVFMAKTISDAESSPTSVLDTKQFFTTFRSNPFQFKQSPEKSRKISEEIKNPFEKFECENGIALALLQENPNNTIHKPNSISRKVLFGSTLRIQIPSHSEDPCDFGIKSRNLQSPGRVTTNGPGSPRASMDALSLSEMELSEEYTRVISYGSNPKITHIYDNCVVGSCCNAFHSDHSPKSPRQSFLSFCYTCKKNFEENSDIFMYRGEKGFCSEECRCQEMILDELMNSEQLCQ is encoded by the exons ATGGCTAATACTAAAAACCCCACCAAACCGATTTCATCTTTTCTTGGTTCTCCAAGGCTATTCAATGTCTTCATGGCAAAAACCATTTCTGATGCAGAATCATCACCAACCTCAGTTCTTGACACCAAGCAATTCTTCACAACTTTCAGAAGTAACCCATTTCAGTTTAAACAAAGCCCAGAAAAATCCAGAAAGATCTCTGAAGAAatcaaaaacccatttgagaAATTTGAATGTGAAAATGGAATTGCTCTTGCTCTTCTTCAAGAAAACCCTAATAATACGATACACAAACCTAATTCCATCAGCCGAAAGGTTCTGTTTGGATCAACCCTCAGGATTCAAATCCCATCACACTCTGAAGATCCTTGTGATTTTGGGATCAAGTCCAGGAATTTGCAGTCGCCGGGTCGGGTAACCACAAATGGACCCGGATCTCCTCGAGCTTCTATggatgctttgtctttgagtgagATGGAGCTCTCGGAGGAGTACACAAGAGTAATCTCATATGGTTCTAACCCAAAAATCACCCATATTTACGACAATTGTGTTGTGGGCAGTTGTTGTAATGCTTTTCATTCGGATCATAGCCCGAAATCGCCACGGCAGAGCTTTTTAAGCTTTTGTTATACATGCAAGAAGAATTTTGAAGAGAATAGCGACATTTTCATGTACAG GGGTGAGAAAGGGTTTTGCAGTGAAGAATGCAGATGCCAGGAAATGATTTTGGATGAATTGATGAACTCAGAGCAATTGTGTCAATGA
- the LOC111913776 gene encoding uncharacterized protein LOC111913776 produces METLVVVAQQDQFHSRSRGRNHGSFGSYPSRDFREINCRTFQSGPGILPSPLKARSPPIAKQSLPTSPKTPSAVPSNVKKHFNSDQNPKHTKRITKSNSVPIPIDIKHVDYSLKDNIRGSLNDNFFYSELWAGPAYSNSPPPSSLPIPKFSIKPKRTVSLNLPSVSASDLDLLTPVAKSAPPSPTREHHKSSRRDFFNSDDEFATKTLRRILNLDLVDE; encoded by the coding sequence ATGGAGACGCTTGTAGTTGTTGCACAGCAGGATCAATTTCATAGCAGAAGCCGTGGCAGAAACCATGGATCCTTTGGTTCTTATCCTTCCAGGGATTTCAGAGAAATCAATTGCCGTACCTTTCAATCTGGGCCAGGTATACTTCCAAGCCCACTGAAGGCTCGTTCCCCACCTATTGCTAAACAGTCCTTGCCTACTTCCCCAAAAACACCATCCGCAGTCCCATCTAATGTGAAAAAGCATTTCAACTCCGACCAAAACCCTAAACACACAAAGAGAATCACTAAAAGTAATTCCGTTCCTATCCCAATTGATATTAAACATGTTGATTACTCTCTCAAGGATAACATAAGGGGCTCTTTGAATGACAATTTCTTTTACTCTGAGCTATGGGCTGGACCTGCTTATTCAAATTCACCACCTCCTAGTTCTTTACCTATACCTAAGTTTTCAATCAAGCCAAAAAGGACTGTATCTCTTAACCTGCCTTCAGTTTCAGCTTCTGATCTTGATTTGTTGACCCCTGTTGCAAAATCTGCTCCCCCTTCCCCTACAAGGGAGCATCACAAGTCTTCTCGTAGAGACTTCTTTAACAGTGACGATGAGTTTGCCACTAAGACTCTTCGTCGCATCCTTAATCTTGACTTGGTCGACGAGTGA